AAGCTACAGGAACAGATACTGCGTCCTTTGAAAATTTGACAAGCATCGCTGAACTAAAAGCGCATATATTCGAAATTCATCCTTCACTAAAAAAAATGACTTTTGCCGTTGCGCACAATCAAGAAATTAAAAAAGATGACTTCACCATCGAAGATGGAGATGAGATCGCCTTCCTCCCTCCTTTTGCTGGGGGATAATTACTCTAAAAAGAATTACCATCCAACTCATGTCATAAAATATAAAGAACGGAGACTTTATTTATTCTGTTGATTAAAAAATGCATCTCTTTCTTGAGTAGAAAACGATGGTTGATCGTAAACATTCAATAATGACAAATGCCGATGAACGACCTTTGTTGAAATTGCTGAACAATAACCTAATTCTTTAATCTGACGATACATTTCTAAATCTCTTCCAAAAGTTATCTTCTCGTATACATTTTTACGTAAGGCCATAAGCCTTAATGCTGGATTATGAGGATCTATTAATTCTTCACTAAAATCCCCATGAGACCTCCATTTCGCGTATTGTTTTATTAATTTACATACATCTTCATGACTTTTTCCAGGCAATAACTCCTTTGCCCTTTTGAGAGATACAAAATCTTTCTGGTATACCTTGGAGCCTACCATTCCTAAATCTGGATCACTATCGAAATAACTAGCAAACGAAGATAGCCAACAGGAATCACTTGGAAGTATTTCAATATCTCCTTCAATTATTACAAAAAAATCATCTATCTCATCCCAATACTTCTCGATCAACCACTTTAAGCGAAAAGGAGAATTCTCATCACAAAAGTGGACTTCATTAATAAATCCTTCTCTTTTTTGAAAGCCTATAATTATATCCCTTACAGATGCATCCTCCGAATTATTATCTGCTATAATTAAATTAAACGGGCGTTCTGTATGGCGATATATACTATCTAAACAAACCCATAAATATATTGGTCTGTTCCAACTTAGTAAAAATATTGTAGGTATAGTCATTGGGGATTCAATCCTGATTTACAAACCAATCATCTATATTAAAATCTAGCATATTCTGTAGTTCTAACAACTCCTCTTCGTACAATTTATATATATATTCATACAAATCATTTGAAATCATTAACGGATCACCCTTTGTTTTCAAACTTATGCGAGGATATACAAATTCTTTCATGGGATCAACATTCAAAAATTTAAAAACCTTATTGATTGTACTCTTATCCGACCAAAGGTCTTCACTTTTCAAAACAAGTACTTGGTCTTTGTCAAACCATGAATAGAGATTTTTTAATTGATTTACATAAAATCCTCTCGATAGATAACTATATCTTCTTAGTTCCCCAATAGCAGGATCACTAAGTCTCGAGGACTCCTTGTTTATTGCAGAAATAATATCTAAATCTTCAAATCCCAAATCACAAGTCATCTTATAATGCGAAACTAAACGACATATAGGATTCCTAAGGACCACAATAACCTTTACCCTTGGATTATATATTTTAATACGTTCTAAACAATCTGGAAAAAAAATGTAGGCAGGAGTTGCCTCTCCAGTAATTTTGTGCTCGTCGAAAGAAAAAAAGCTATGATAATAATCATAGCTATCTAGCGATGCAAGAGTTCCATCCCAATTAAACTTATCGTCGAAATCAAAAAAATGAATTTCTTTTCTTTGAGGTTTAACAACATCAGGGTGTTTACAAATAGCTTCAAACAACGACGATGTTCCTCCACGTTGAACACCGACAATTACAAAATCAATTTTTTTTTCCATCTCTACGACTGGTTTGATCTTATAACTAATTCATTATAAATGCCTTGGATTTTCACGGGTAACTCTTCAATTTTATTTTGGTTTATCAAACCGTCTTCATAAAACGAAAAGCTTGAATCAATATTCTGTCCTTTCATTACTATTGGCAGAATATATTCCATACGAGCTTGATAATCTTCTTTATTTTGGTCAAAGTTAATGAGGTGAATTTTCCGGTTTTCCATTAATGAAAGTAATCTCAAATTATATACTTCCCATAGTTTAAAGCTCTCTTCTTTACTAAACTTATTTCGATGCATTAATGAAGCTGCCACTTTACTAGGGTGTCTAAAAGATGCTACGAATGAAAATTCAAATTCATCGGCTAAATCTAACCATCCCTGAATAGTAAATAAGGCCCGTGGATCTTTAAAACCCCATAAATCATATTCATTATATGATTGTACCAGTAGAGATAATTCATCTTGATGTTCTTTTTTCCATTGCTTAATAACAACTGGATTATCCCAACTACCACCAGCACTATTCAATACTTTTTCATGCAATTGATAAAGCGTTTTATTCTCTCGATTTCCTTTTTTATTAAAGGGCGCTGAAGTAACTACATCACCCAAACACAATCCTGCCTCTTGCAAACTCCCCGTTAAGCAACTAGTACCACTCCTGTGCATCCCCAAAACAACTACAATCGTCTTTTTATTCATTTATTTAATGGCAATATATTATCTGCAGAAACTTTTAACATATGGGCGTGTTCGGCTCTCACTTTTCCTAAATAAATTGGTTTCTTCTCATTCATTTCAAATAGTTTTTGTCGAATTTCAACATACTCATCATGAAATACTTTCCATGAAGCATCTTCCCTTTCTTGATTCGTTGAGATCCCGCCATGGACTTGATGAAAAGTACCTTCTCCTAAGAGCGAAACCTCTTGAGTCTCCTTCATTTCCTTCGTACGAACATATAAATCCAAATTTACTAGGCCACCACCCTTCGTTTTAAACCGCTCATCAACTCCATCTAAATCAACCCATGTTTTCCTTTTCATAAATAAAATACTGGACTCTGCAATTAGCCTAAACCAGCCAAACTGAGAAGAACCGGCCAAAGCACTAATTTCAAACAACCGATATCCATTTACCTTCCAGGGAACACTATCTAGTAGTTTATCCTCTTCTAGTTGATTATATCCTTTAGCAATACTCTTTTTTTGCAGATCCGGTCCTAGATGATAAGCGATAGTAGACACTACAGGATATTTAGCTAGCTTCTGAGCTAAAAGGGCAAAATGTAATAATTGAGGACTCAACATTCTAGCACCATCCACCATTAACCCAATAAAATCTGATGTTGCCTCAGCTAAACCTTCGTTAATTGCCCTTGCAGGTGATTGTGTTGGATTTGAACAATGCAGAAGCTTTACATTATTATAGTGTGATGGAATCTCAACTGGTTCGTCAGAACCGTTGTCAACAACAATAATTTCAATATCAGGATTTCTAATACCCATCTGATAAGGTGATAAAAGCGTATAAAGTGTTCGTGGCAATTCACGCTCCATGTTATAAGCTATAACAACTATACTAATTAACGGCAATTTCATTGATAATTATTTCGCGATTTGATAAGGGTAAAATAAAGCAAAATATCTATACAGATATCAAAGCCTAGATTCTAGAATATCAACTATATGGATCATTTTTACAAATGAACGAACAACTACATTTATTCCTGACACTTATACAATATACATACTGGTTAAATTAGCTGTAATGCACTATCTTAATTATTGTTAAAAAGAAGCCAACAAAGTGACTTATTTTTAAGTCGAGAGAAAAGGCATTAATATTACCTTTGATAAAGACTAATATGGCTAAGAAGAAACATAAAGTACTGTTCGACGGACCTATCCCTCCTCAAAAAATTGCCGATTCCATTGGCAATCACAACACCAAACTCAATATTGGGGCTCATTCTATATTCCTA
This Flavobacteriales bacterium DNA region includes the following protein-coding sequences:
- a CDS encoding MoaD/ThiS family protein, with protein sequence ATGTDTASFENLTSIAELKAHIFEIHPSLKKMTFAVAHNQEIKKDDFTIEDGDEIAFLPPFAGG
- a CDS encoding glycosyltransferase family 2 protein — translated: MKLPLISIVVIAYNMERELPRTLYTLLSPYQMGIRNPDIEIIVVDNGSDEPVEIPSHYNNVKLLHCSNPTQSPARAINEGLAEATSDFIGLMVDGARMLSPQLLHFALLAQKLAKYPVVSTIAYHLGPDLQKKSIAKGYNQLEEDKLLDSVPWKVNGYRLFEISALAGSSQFGWFRLIAESSILFMKRKTWVDLDGVDERFKTKGGGLVNLDLYVRTKEMKETQEVSLLGEGTFHQVHGGISTNQEREDASWKVFHDEYVEIRQKLFEMNEKKPIYLGKVRAEHAHMLKVSADNILPLNK
- a CDS encoding sulfotransferase domain-containing protein, coding for MEKKIDFVIVGVQRGGTSSLFEAICKHPDVVKPQRKEIHFFDFDDKFNWDGTLASLDSYDYYHSFFSFDEHKITGEATPAYIFFPDCLERIKIYNPRVKVIVVLRNPICRLVSHYKMTCDLGFEDLDIISAINKESSRLSDPAIGELRRYSYLSRGFYVNQLKNLYSWFDKDQVLVLKSEDLWSDKSTINKVFKFLNVDPMKEFVYPRISLKTKGDPLMISNDLYEYIYKLYEEELLELQNMLDFNIDDWFVNQD
- a CDS encoding glycosyltransferase family 2 protein, whose amino-acid sequence is MTIPTIFLLSWNRPIYLWVCLDSIYRHTERPFNLIIADNNSEDASVRDIIIGFQKREGFINEVHFCDENSPFRLKWLIEKYWDEIDDFFVIIEGDIEILPSDSCWLSSFASYFDSDPDLGMVGSKVYQKDFVSLKRAKELLPGKSHEDVCKLIKQYAKWRSHGDFSEELIDPHNPALRLMALRKNVYEKITFGRDLEMYRQIKELGYCSAISTKVVHRHLSLLNVYDQPSFSTQERDAFFNQQNK